One window from the genome of Hippoglossus hippoglossus isolate fHipHip1 chromosome 6, fHipHip1.pri, whole genome shotgun sequence encodes:
- the islr2 gene encoding immunoglobulin superfamily containing leucine-rich repeat protein 2 — protein sequence MARRLLQLVALWTVMIGVVQCCPELCSCQDKFAHQFADCAYKDLLAVPLGLPSNVTTVSLSANKIKLLKSKSFINITQVTSLWLAHNEIVTIETDTLAPLIQLRNLDISYNKIVNFPWEDLHNLTALQLLKMNNNEMVNLPKDAFTTLKDLRSLRINNNKFTIIVQGTFSALSAMSHLQIFNNPFTCSCRLEWLRDWISTTKISVPDPNSILCDAPEHMKGSMVTNIPKLDCRAPTVAITYEPNIENTELYEGYLVILNCESKGSPKPQLTWEVIAGNQNYLFPLPSTVETNDAPINDKTTNNRFLVFRNGTLIIPRLSKKEEGNYSCSAVNDLGRAESSVRVVVAGTTKHTSNSIPDPKMDKFNPSGKKPTDSKTPKNKVINWTKPDEKTKSLEGSLDKTDDTAQVDGVPKDPTFASKCGVRDSSEHISNHAFNLSLDDLKQYTFDFGVIALEVSETEAKVQLNPLQLPSSKSNLHLSQSEKEETVNKEPIGLYQGSSSQSTLDMLYLCINTGYGHSIVQWSNIEEGVNAYHFHGLKPGTNYTLCLTYGGQDCQVQVVFTTRKKIPSLLIIVVVSIFLLGLATVPLLGATCCHLLYKYQGKTYRLIMKAHNPDQMEKQIGGDFDRRASLVESEKTFDPSEGDGEAEGEEGDGEGEAEGSVVTESIPGSSSKTNQEEFEMGSEYSDRLPLGAEAVNISEEINGNYKQPSR from the coding sequence ATGGCGAGAAGGCTCCTGCAGCTCGTCGCCTTGTGGACTGTCATGATTGGCGTTGTGCAGTGCTGTCCGGAGCTCTGCAGCTGCCAAGACAAATTCGCCCACCAGTTTGCCGACTGTGCTTACAAGGACCTGCTGGCGGTACCTTTGGGTCTCCCCTCCAACGTGACCACCGTGAGCCTTTCCGCCAACAAGATCAAGTTACTGAAAAGCAAAAGCTTCATAAACATCACCCAGGTCACCTCCCTCTGGCTGGCCCACAATGAGATCGTTACCATAGAGACGGACACCTTGGCCCCCCTCATCCAGCTCCGCAACCTGGACATCAGTTACAACAAAATTGTGAACTTTCCATGGGAGGATCTGCACAATCTCACCGCCCTGCAGCTCCTGAAAATGAACAACAATGAAATGGTGAACCTGCCAAAGGATGCCTTCACCACGCTCAAAGACCTGAGGTCCCTGCggatcaacaacaacaagttTACCATCATTGTGCAGGGAACCTTCAGTGCTCTCTCCGCCATGTCCCACCTTCAGATCTTCAACAACCCTTTCACGTGCTCCTGCCGCCTGGAATGGCTCAGGGACTGGATCTCAACAACCAAGATCTCTGTTCCCGATCCAAATTCAATTCTATGTGACGCCCCCGAACACATGAAGGGCTCAATGGTTACAAACATCCCTAAACTGGACTGTAGGGCCCCAACTGTCGCTATAACCTACGAGCCCAACATTGAGAACACAGAGCTTTATGAGGGTTACCTGGTCATCTTAAACTGTGAGTCCAAAGGAAGCCCCAAACCACAACTCACTTGGGAGGTGATAGCAGGAAATCAAAATTATCTCTTCCCCCTGCCTTCCACTGTAGAAACAAATGATGCGCCAATTAATGATAAAACAACCAATAATCGATTCCTTGTCTTTAGAAATGGCACTCTCATCATCCCTCGTTTGAGtaaaaaggaggaaggaaacTACAGCTGCTCTGCAGTGAATGACTTGGGCAGAGCAGAGAGTAGTGTTCGAGTGGTTGTGGCAGGAACCACGAAACATACCAGCAACTCAATACCTGACCCTAAAATGGACAAATTCAATCCATCTGGTAAAAAACCCACAGACTCAAAGACCCCCAAAAACAAAGTGATCAACTGGACCAAGCCTGATGAGAAGACAAAGAGTCTGGAAGGTTCCTTAGACAAAACAGACGACACGGCGCAGGTTGATGGCGTCCCGAAGGACCCCACCTTTGCGAGCAAGTGTGGAGTGAGAGATAGCAGCGAACACATCTCCAACCACGCCTTCAACCTGAGCCTGGACGACCTGAAGCAGTACACCTTTGATTTTGGTGTTATTGCGTTAGAGGTGTCGGAGACGGAGGCCAAAGTGCAGCTGAATCCGCTGCAGCTTCCCAGCAGCAAATCCAACCTTCATctgagtcaaagtgaaaaagaggaaacagtgaATAAAGAGCCGATAGGTTTGTACCAGGGCTCGTCCAGTCAATCCACCCTGGACATGCTCTACCTCTGCATAAACACAGGATATGGACACTCCATTGTTCAGTGGTCCAACATAGAGGAGGGGGTTAATGCCTACCACTTCCATGGTTTAAAGCCTGGCACCAATTACACACTTTGTCTCACCTATGGGGGGCAGGACTGCCAAGTCCAAGTTGTCTTCACAACCAGGAAGAAgatcccctccctcctcatcatcGTTGTTGTCAGCATTTTCCTTCTGGGTCTGGCCACTGTTCCTTTGCTGGGGGCCACCTGCTGCCACCTGCTCTACAAGTACCAAGGGAAGACCTACAGGCTGATCATGAAGGCGCACAACCCGGATCAGATGGAGAAACAAATTGGCGGAGATTTTGATCGCAGGGCGTCTTTAGTGGAGTCCGAGAAAACATTCGACCCCAGCGAGGGGGATGGAGAGGCcgagggggaggaaggggacGGAGAGGGTGAGGCGGAGGGGAGCGTGGTGACCGAGTCCATCCCCGGGTCCTCGTCCAAAACCAACCAGGAGGAGTTCGAGATGGGGTCTGAGTACAGCGACAGGTTGCCGCTGGGCGCGGAGGCGGTCAACATCTCGGAGGAGATCAACGGCAACTACAAGCAGCCGAGCCGCTGA
- the stra6 gene encoding receptor for retinol uptake stra6, with translation MDKDAFVDYEYPDLDPPPSKMELEVIPPCDPTADDRLYHICITAISLVVMLILAILARRTKANNRQKGLPGLLSPVNFLDHTQHKGLAVAVFGVLLCKLWGLVISPNPLPFTADSENKQNWVILGVFFYPALYYPLLACGTLHNKVGYVLGSLLSWTHFVVLVWQKIDCPKTTLIHKHYSLFSSLPQIACLAFLSFQYPLLLFKGLKGTEKHNAAEDLSSSYYKEYVKKILKKKPNKISTSSTETPKLPQRILDAMKSYIYTPEEAFRFPLKLAISGVVSFITLYQMGLLLISGVVPTLQIARMGVDGDIANVLAGFRIMLSPDKQEVVRIVVYYMWCVEVCYISAMTLSGLVNLAMLMRSMVLHRSNLKGLYRGDIYNVYNCQRSIRASRPALVCWMGYTSFTAAHMCIGMMVQTMVFFLCLLITVFLIIIPVLHRQNLILFQILWSMWPFWLMILLAVLIQHITARFCFIKKTAGTRDLNNRGNLFLLTYLLFPVNVLIGVLLAVWRMIITALFNIVHMGRMDISLLNRNVEAFDPAYRCYAHYLKIEVSQSHPVMKAFCGMLLQSVDEETNAAQRTRDAEEGIQLVQQEKKLCKVSSAKRARRHWQLLYTLVNNPSLVGTRKHFQRQAAESFVNGSLNRSAKEGSKKEAATKEV, from the exons ATGGATAAGGATGCTTTTGTGGACTACGAGTATCCAGACCTGGATCCTCCGCCATCCAAAATGGAATTAGA agtAATCCCTCCATGTGACCCCACTGCTGATGACAGGCTCTACCACATATGCATCACCGCGATTTCT CTTGTCGTCATGCTGATCCTCGCGATCTTGGCCAGACGCACGAAGGCGAACAACAGACAGAAAGGACTCCCGGGTTTACTCAG TCCGGTCAACTTCCTGGACCATACACAGCACAAGGGCCTGGCAGTGGCTGTGTTTGGAGTGCTCCTGTGCAAACTGTGGGGCCTGGTCATTTCCCCAAACCCCCTCCCCTTCACAGCGGACTCAGAGAACAAAC AGAACTGGGTGATTCTGGGAGTCTTCTTCTACCCCGCACTTTACTACCCTCTCCTGGCATGTGGCACCTTGCATAATAAAGTTGGCTACGTGCTCGGCAGCCTCTTGTCCTGGACACACTTTGTTGTTCTGGTCTGGCAGAAAATTGACTGTCCAAAAACAACATTG ATCCACAAACACTACTCCCTCTTCTCCAGCCTGCCGCAGATCGCCTGCTTGGCATTCCTCAGTTTCCAGTATCCACTTCTGCTCTTCAAGGGCTTAAAGGGCACTGAAAAGCACAACGCTGCAGAG GATCTAAGCAGCAGCTACTATAAAGAGTATGTGAAGAAAATACTCAAGAAGAAGCCCAACAAAATCAG CACATCGAGCACAGAGACGCCGAAGCTCCCTCAAAGAATACTTGATGCCATGAAGTCGTACATTTACACACCAGAGGAAG CTTTCCGTTTTCCACTGAAGTTGGCTATATCTGGTGTCGTGTCATTCATAACACTGTATCAG ATGGGTCTCCTTCTGATCTCGGGAGTGGTGCCTACTCTCCAGATCGCTCGTATGGGAGTGGATGGGGACATCGCCAACGTTTTGGCTGGATTCAGGATAATGCTGTCtccagacaaacaggaagtggtgcGAATCGTGGTTTATTACATGTGGTGTGTAGAAG TGTGCTACATCTCAGCGATGACCCTGTCGGGGTTGGTCAACCTGGCTATGCTCATGCGCTCTATGGTTCTGCATCG GTCAAACCTGAAGGGGCTGTACAGAGGAGATATCTATAACGTTTACAACTGCCAGAGAAGCATCAGGGCTTCTCGGCCGGCGCTCGTCTGCTGGATGGGATACACCAGCTTTACAGCTGCTCACATGTGCATCG GCATGATGGTCCAGACTATGGTGTTCTTCCTCTGCCTTCTGATCACTGTGTTCCTCATCATCATACCTGTCCTGCACAGACAGAACCTGATTCTCTTTCAGATCCTCTGGAGCATGTG GCCCTTCTGGCTGATGATTCTCTTGGCTGTGTTGATTCAGCACATCACTGCCAGGTTTTGCTTCATCAAGAAAACAGCAGGCACTCGAGACCTAAACAACAG GGGGAATCTGTTCCTGCTGACGTACCTGCTTTTTCCAGTCAATGTCCTGATTGGGGTGCTCCTGGCCGTCTGGCGCATGATCATCACCGCCCTGTTCAACATTGTTCACATGGGACGTATGGACATCAGTCTTCTTAACCGCAATGTGGAGGCGTTTGACCCAG cctACCGCTGCTACGCTCATTATCTGAAGATTGAGGTGAGCCAGTCTCACCCTGTGATGAAGGCCTTCTGTGGGATGCTGCTTCAGTCTGTGGACGAGGAGACCAATGCTGCACAGAGGACACGGGATGCTGAGGAAG GGATCCAGCTGGTCCAGCAGGAGAAGAAACTGTGCAAAGTGTCCAGTGCCAAGAGGGCCCGCAGGCACTGGCAGCTCCTCTACACCCTGGTCAACAACCCGTCCCTGGTGGGCACCAGGAAGCACTTCCAGCGTCAGGCCGCAGAGAGCTTTGTGAATGGGAGCCTCAACCGCAGTGCCAAGGAGGGGAGCAAAAAGGAGGCGGCAACCAAGGAGGTGTAG